The sequence CTTCCACCCCCTCCTCACAAGTTCCTCTGCAGAACAGCCCAGGACAGCTGGACTCTGGGTCTGCTGTAGGGAAGCGCAGAGATCGCCAGTGATGAAGGGAAGtctgtttttcccccaaaaaagattCCAAGTATTTAGGTGTTTCAGTTGTTCCTATGCAAGATGTTGTAAGGACTTAACCCTTCACCATCTCTAAAGTCTACATCAACCAAAATTTGTGGTTAATAGGACATaatttcaagaaagaaaactCTTTGGAGAGTAAAAACACAGAATATATTATCACAGAGCAGAGTGGGATTTCTCCTGTCGAGAAGGGAGCAGGTATAAATTCCTAAATTCATTTATGTACTTGGAGTTTAATTGGGAAAACGCTGAAGCCCCCAGTGATGACTGACCGACCACCCTGCAGATGGCGGCGTGTTCCGTAAGCACACCATTCGTGCATCATTGCTTAAGGTTTTAGTACTGTTCCCAAATTATCGGTGAAACGTTGAGTATTCACCTTATAGGAGAAATAATagtatgtttctattttctttggttGAGATGAAGTGGAGACAAGACTCATACATATAGTGAACATATATTTCTGTGGAGAAGTCTGACAGGAAATCTGTTGCTTCAAATATTCCTGGACACGGTGGTTACTGGGAAGAACAGACGGGAATGTTTGAATTTGCAGCTGGCCCAGGAAACCTGGGATAGAGGCTCGCTGGAGGAGAAGGCTTGTGGACAAAACCCACCTATAGGATGTGTCCTCTGCCTTCAGCAAGTGCTGTTGAAATTGCTTTATTGGCATTGCAGTGTGATTTCCTGCAGAAACCTGTTTAGGTTTTCAGGCTGACACTCAGGTGCATTTAATGCTTAATATAACCAAAATGTGAAATGTCTGCACATTGCGTTTAGGCTTCATTGTGGGTTGGTAAGCTTTGATGTAGCCTGGGAACCAGGCCACAGGGCTGGCACGCAACAAGGAGTCAGTTACCTGTTGGCTGTTGTTATTGCCCCTGGTTTCTGTAGAGAGTTAGGTCCCATTTGGTTAACAAGGACGAAAGGATGTCTATAGCCATGGTTCCACCTTCCACGTCTCTCCATCATTGATTCAGCCCCAGACCCTCCAATCCTCAGGCTCCCCAGCACAGTTGAGTCCCCCGGGCCTGCCTCTCTGAGGTGCGCCATCTGTGCACTCACCGCGAGAGTGCCTGTTTTGCAGCCTTATTGAATAGTTTACTTGCACTGCTCTTGTTGAACCCTTGTTCCACCAAGCCGTTTGCTGACGGCCGGGGTTGGGATGGACTGTGGGTGCAGCCTCATCTCTGGAACCCCTCCAGCTCTGCCTAGTCAGCTCAGTTAGCCCAAACTCGCATCTCTTCCCCTATGGCCACTTAGTCTGCTTCAGGTGGAGGGAACAGGACGGAAGGAAGGGATTCCAGTGGGTGCCTGTGGTTTCTGGCTTCTGGTCAGTGGAGGGTTATCTTCTGTGAAAACCAGTTCATTGCATGGAGCCACTAAGGGAGAGAGGGGACAGCAGGCATGGGTGAAGCAGTGAGAGTCCCCTGTATGTGGAATTTTCCTaacatagttttctttttatactgGTTTCCAATAATACTGACTTCCTCATACCTTTCTATACATCTCCTGCCTACCTTTCCCAAAGGTCTGTGACACCTGCACACAGGTGCTGTCCAGCACTCGTGTGTCATGCCCAGGGGCCGGTGAGCCCCTATTCTCTTGGGAGGACTGGCCTTCTTGGAATAATGGCCGTTGCAGGTGTCTGAAGGGGCAGTCAGAAGGTGCGGGCAGAGCATATGGAGTTACCTTAGCGACCTGGAGTGTGGGGCATTCAGCGAAAGCTTCCTGAGGAAGCATTTCACCTAAGGCTTAAAGGGGAGGTAGGAGTTGGGTGGAGGGTGTGCATGTATTTGGAGGGGCACGTGTGAGGGTGAGAGAAGCCTGCACAGCCCTGAGTTGGGTGGGAGTGGCACTTGGGAGGTGCTGCAGGGCCCAGTGTCCCTGAGTGTGAGACGTGGCACCTGCAGACTCTCCAGCCCTCGGCAGCTCAAAGGTCGGGAGTGAATCTCTGTGTGCCACCCAGaactaaaatgtgtgtgtgtgtgtgtgtgtgtgtgtgtgtttaaaagggGGGTGTGTGTCTTTTTATATAAGTGGGGGATGGGCAGAGATACTGCTTTCCctcacattaaaaacattttttgacttTGTTTTTGCTGagtgtaaaaatcaataaaggtacAGATCGCTCTCTCTTATTTCAGTTCCTGTTTGTTTTCAGGCACCTGGACTCCATTTAATCCTGTGACTGTCAGGTCAATCATATGTAAGTAAGGGCGCCGGCGTCCTGCCtgtgcaggcaggcaggggtgggctgcTGGTACAGCGTGTGCTTCCTGCCTTATTCTCCCTGAACTCCAGGCAGGTGTGGGCCTTTATCCCGCCCTTCTGTCCCCTCACTGACTCTTTACTGTCAATTTACGTCCGATCATTCCTTCCAACCCTGAAGATTTCATGAACACACCGGACTACACGCCCCACACGCAGCCCTTATCCTGTGTAACCACTGACTGGAGCATTCCCCAGATTTTTTATTACATGAAAGTTCACTGAATGTAGTGTACTTCTGACCAAACTGAGAGCATTCAGCCTATAGGTTTCCATCATCTCCTTGCCTAAAGAGACACTATAtgatttatcattttctttatggCAATAATTCATACGGAGTTTTTAATGTCAGATATTTTAGCCATTttgcaaattctttttaaaaaatatatattttattgatttttttacggagaggaagggagagggatagagagttagaaacattgatgagagagaaacatcgatcagccgcctcctgcacaccccccccctggggatgtgcccgcaaccaaggtacatgcccttgatttgaatcaaacctgggacccttcagtccgcaggctgacactatccactgagccaaaccagtcagggcacaaattctttaatagatttttaaaaatcctcacctgaggagtaaggatatattttttcccattgattttagagagagtggaagggaggtgggaccggggggtgggggagagagagagagagagagagagagagaaacatcgatgtgacagagacacattgattggttgcctcccacgtggGCCCCAATTGGGAGCAGGGATCGgatctgcaatccaggtatgtgcacttgaccgggaatcgaacctgagaccctctgatgtgcaggctgattctctagccactgaactacaccagccagggcagtcttTTTGCAATTTTATGTACGTATAGTCGTAGTTCTTTTGTATTTGGACCTGGAATtgggatgtttttttttttttaaatgaaaggcaGGTCTAAGAAAACATTGAAGCCAGTAGAATCTCTTTCTCATTGAGTGGCCTCCGCTGGAGGATGTCGGTCCTGGGAAATGGAGGGGGCCCCATGTTCTAGGCCCAGAACGAGGAGCTTGGAGTAAGGGGCACTTAGCTCTGGCATCTTCAGAGCACCCACCAGTGGCCATGCTTATGTAGAACCTACTTCAGTGTAAAGTAtcctttttattgtgtgtgtatcCTCATAGTGTGTGttgcttcaattttctttttcatggggGGCTGTGGCTGGGTGACAGTCCCCCTTTGCCACCCCAACAGAGGTGATCTTGCCCCTGACTCAGCCAATGAGCATGATTAGCAACACTTAGGGATTCGCTGGCTGAGTGCCATGCTGGGGAGGTAACTGCTGTGACTGTGATTCTTGCTGATTAACATCGAGATTCCATTTATTGGGCACCACTTAATGCTCCTTTTTTTCTCAGCGATGTTTGACCGTGAGAACAAGGCTGGTGTGAACTTCAGCGAGTTCACAGGCGTCTGGAAGTACATCACGGACTGGCAGAATGTCTTCCGCACCTACGACAGGGACAACTCGGGGATGATTGACAAGAACGAGCTCAAGCAAGCACTTTCAGGTTTTGGTAATTCACTTACCTTGATTGTGTAGCATGTTTCATTTTGGAACCTAGGTACCATTGAAGTTCTTTTACTTTGTTtaacttactgatttttttaaccCAGTCTATGTGAAATTTTTGTTTACATTACACAGACTTATATTTTGATATTATTGGAGGAGACTTTTATGCATCTTTTAAATGCAGATTTTCATCCAAAATGAGATAGGGGCTATGCAATCGTTTATCTTTTGTGAATTGGAATGACGTCACAAGCACATTGAGAATGTAGCTTTGAAACAATTTAAAGTAAGTGAAATAGATAGTGTAGGGTAGCGTATATTCCATGAAACATCAAAATACACAGAAAGATGATAAAATACCCATAAGTGACGATTCCCTAAGGCTCTAGCGCATACCTAGGGCCTCAGGTAGAACATTAGAGGCAGCGCGAGCTCCCATTCTCAAGTGCgtgtcagagtgtgtgtgtgccgTGCCATGCCATGCCGTGCCGTGAGGAGTGTGCCCATGGTACCTTTCCAGAGTGGGTCAGCAGGCCTCTAATACCCATGCATGGGTCTGAGGGGGAGTTGGGATTTTTTTTGTAGAGGAAAAACTGAAATGTTGGGGTCTTGTTCAAGGTTTGAAGTTGCACTGAGATTCTAATTTGAGACAATTTTACTTGGCCGAGTGTTCAGTGGGCCCATATTACAAAACCCCttctatgtttttcttaaaaGGTTTCTTATAAATGCcttccagaagaaaataaaacttagacTATAATGTACTATTTTCTAGGTATTTCGAGTTTTAATAATACGGTTAACATGGTCCTGCCCTCTCCATTTTTCTCTGGTCATGTACTTTATGACTGTCTTCTCTTTCTATCACTTTCTTTTCTTGCCTTATGAACTCAGACATAGTACCAGGTGGAGGCTGTATGATGGCACAGGAAGTCTGTTTGGAGCTCACCAGGTGTGGTCAGAGTTTGGGCAAGACGTGGACCTCAGGTTCTTAGAGTTGGAACTCAGAATGCAACTAATCTTGCTCTGCCCTTAGGTGGGAGACTGAtgggggcctggggaaggagccAGGGCCTGCCTGGCTGGGGAGAATGTGGGAGGAGCCCAGATCCTAGGAGTGATTTCTAGTCCTGTGACCTCAGGTGTATCACGGAACACAGAACTGCATTTTCTAACCTGGCGAGGCCCAGAGCCCTCCTTTTACTTAGTGCTGTGACCACCGGGTCCCTGGAGCTCATGTGGAAAGACTCTCAGCCTCCCAGTCCGGGTCAGAACCAGGGTGTCTGCGGCTGCGGCGGAGCCGCGCAGGCCCGGCAGAGACCCTCATCAGGGCTGGCAGGCCCTCCCGCTGTCGGTGCTGAGATCTTCCTGACTTCTGAGTGTTTTTCTGGAGAAAGGAAATATTCTTTTGCAGCATTTCTTCAGTTATTCCAAAAAGTTTCTTCCTGTGAttggttcttgattttttttcccccaagactTCTCCGAAGCCTTGTTTTCTGTGGAAGAAACATTGCCATCATTTTCCCGCATTGATTATTTTGGAAGATTTTCTGTTGTAACTTAGGAAATGTGCCACAGAAGCAAAAAGTTCCCTTCAGTCTTGACCCCTAAGAATAAGTATCTTGCCTTGGGTCAGAGGGGGATGATTTTAGCTCAGCAGAGGCTTGAGGGAGTCAGGGGCTTGAGCACTATGGTGCCCTCTGACCTTTGTCAGCTCCATGGGGTGTCTCAGGCCAACCCTGGCAATGCTGTGTGATTGACTAGCACACATTCTGGATTTGATAgtccattcatttaaaaatttttattagtagGTGCTATATGCCATGAACAGAGACGTGGAATGGAGAACATGCATGTGGCCTAGCCCTCACTCTCGCCAGCGCGTTGTGGAGTTTACTTAGCACTAAAGGCCTCGGGCAGTTCCACTGTGCCCaactcccctttcctcctcccggCCCTGGCGGCCACTGAGCCAGTGCAGTGTTTATTCTGAAAACTTTGTGAAAGTGTAATGAACCTTAAACTTATCACTCATTTCCATCTTTTTGCTGCATttttttgtccccattttatgCTAAAGCAGAAAGGTGCTCAGCCACAGGTCAGGGTGAGGCACTGTGCCAGCACTCCAGGTTTGAAGGGCAGCCAGTCCcgaccagggccccaggctgtgggggcagggccatgAGCAGAGGGCACCTCCTTTTAATTATTGTTACTTGGATTTTCACTGGAAGGACCTCGTAGAGAACTGACTGCTCCCAGATTTTGGCCTCTCGGATAAATATTCTTTCCATGGCTTGTACACCATTTATTTTTCTAGTCTGACTTCCTTCACTTTCGTTTCCCTGCAGTATTATTGAAGACCAGGGACACTGGAAGTTAATGCCAGGGGTGATACAAGTTGCTTCCCTTGTCGTAGATTATGGAGTTACTGTGTCATTGTTACAATCTTATCTGTCCTTTCCCAGTCGGGCAGGAGACCATTGCACCCTGAATGGGCACGGCCTTGTCACTGTGTCCTAAGGTCAGCCCTCACCAGCCTTGGCCTGTCTTACCTGACCACAGGCACAGGTGCTGGTGTGAGGAGATGAGAATCATAGGGGCAGGAGGAGTGGCAGCTGTCGCTTTCTGACTAAGTCGGGCATCCTGGCTTCTACTCAGCTTGCAGGGAGGGGGGGCCCTGGATGTAAGTCACAGACGTGCAAAGCACACTGGCCACTCAGAAAGGTACCATCACATGCTTGCATGTTTGAATCTTTTTCAGTAAAGTGTTAAGTGTTCATACAGGTAATTAACTGTGAAATTCACTCAGACAGTGGGTGTACATTCCTTGCAAAGACTGAAGCAAGACTGAAAATCAGTAATAATATTTTGGCACCTGGATCTTGTCTCCTGACTAAGTAAGGATACCATGGTCATACAGGTAGTGGTATGacgaggggaggaaggggaaggcagtAGGTGTCCTGGTTTAGTTGGCCCCCAGGGGTGTCCCTCGTCTCCAGAGCCACCTTCCTGCTGGAGATCTTTTCAAGACACATCTAGTTAATTGCAAACAGAATCAGTGACCCTCTGTGTAACATTGGATGAACCTGTAGTAGTTTTGAACTTTGAGAGGCTACCTTACTCCTTGTAATGTTCAGTTTCCTAATCAGTTCATTTCTATGGGGAAATATCTGTCAATGAGTCTGTTTCCTTAGGTTTACATTTTGTTTAATTGGAAGATGTCAGTgatattttatctttcaaaacAAGATTCTCTAGTAATGAGTTAACCCAGGGCAGCTGAATTATTCAGAACTTTCATGTCTAGGTTagtaaatgtaatagaatctatcggtaaagggcttttaaaaaatcctcacaagaagataatgtttttattgattttagagagagaaagagggaaggagagagaaaacatcaaagtGACAgggaaatattgatcagttgcctcccatgaGTGCCTtgacgggggatcaaacccacaaccttttggtgtccgGGATCACACTCCAActagctgagccacctggccaaaaCTATAGGGCTTTTTAAAATGATCCCTGCACTGCGTTCAAGAAACTGGTCCTGGCTGCCCTGTGGGGTGGTCTGTAGGATAGCCACCTAGAGGAGTTCAGTGTGATGCGAACTATTGAGTTCACGGGATCCTTCAACTCGCAGTGTGGTCCCGCCTCCAGTTACTCCTCCCCCTCCAGGGAGATGCTCTGGCCTGCCAGCAGTGGTCACCGCTGAGTGACTGGCGTAGCTTAGTGCATTGGAATAAATGTGTGCTGTgtgttccctccccagcccagaccgtTCATCCTGAGCTGTGATAAGAGGCATGTGTCTGAGGCGAGCGGGGTACTGAAGGAAGGCCCTCTCCTGGCACGCTATTTACTCTGATTCCCTTTCAAGGCTACCGGCTCTCTGACCAGTTTCATGACATCCTCATTCGAAAGTTTGACAGACAAGGACGGGGACAGATCGCCTTTGACGACTTCATCCAGGGCTGCATCGTCTTGCAGGTAATTGGGCTCCttggagagaaagggaagtgCCATTCTGGAATTTGGGATTTAATGGAGTCAGACACACAAAATTAGTTCCTGGATCTTCTAAAAGTTAGTCttgtctttggagaagtatctacaGTATTTTTTTCTGCTACACAGAGGGGTAAACAGTAGTGCTCTTTCTCCCCCTGCAAATATTATACAGCAGTCCGTTCAGAAGAGGTGGTTGTCCCATATCCAGTGGGTTATTTACATGTTTACTCTgctatttttgttgtatttttattctgaggaaataaaaatggtaaactTTCCATGTGGCCTTCCCTCTGTCCTGCCTTCCTGTGTGAGGTGAGCTCTAAATCCCCAACCTGGCTCCTAAGCCCTTGTGTCCTCTTTGAGTTGCTGACCGCTGCCCGTCCCATTTTCCCACACGTATCTGAGATGTCCATCCTACGGCCTCACACTTTCCCTCCAAGAGAACTAGGTGCAGAGCTTAACGAACCCACCCAGAGACACCCTCTTAAGACAGAAGAGTAATCTATCTTGTGCCGGCTGTTGCCACCCTGTTTCTAGGTTCCTGCTCCTGTTTCTAGGTAGGGATCCGAGTTCCATATATTTTAAGCTGTAGAACTAATAAACTTAtatctttcaaaatttttattatgaCAAATTTCCCCAAAAAATAACAGTAGCAGAGACACCAGTAAAATGAACCCAGTCTCAGATTCAACATTATCACCCATGCCATTGAATTATAATAACTATAACCCCCACCCAGCATTATTCTGAAGCAAATTCCACTTATGGAAAAGAGtgtttttccattaatatttcaGTAGAGCCCATCTCTAGAAGATAAGTCATTGCAACTTGAATCCAAGTTGAGGTTTCATCTTGTCAGCTTTAGGATCCACTGAAGGTGTGAACAGCATGaggttttttaaccttttgcacttggatgtcgagtgtgactcgacacagcattagaataaaggaatcgagaaaaaagcaagtgagtgcaaagggttaatgcagTTTGGAATTTTTGAAAACAttctcacatttttaaattttcccattCAAATGATAGGTCAGTCAAAAGTGACATTTTTTTGATTTCTTTACCAGTGAATCTGGTGGGTTGGTCTCTCCAGATCCAGGTTTGTTAACTCTTATGCTTCAGATCTCTGGGACCTGGAGAGCCTGACCTCATTCTACCTCGGGGTCTGTGAGGCTGGGTGACGTGTTAGCAAGGTGCAGTGTAAAATCTCATTAGGGTCTGTATCTGATTTGCTTTAGAATCAGGACTTTCATTTGAGGTTATGGCCTGTAGTAAACATCTGATCTTTGTATTTCTGCCTAAGCAAAGGTTACTGCATATAGGCTCAGCAGCTGAGGTGATGCGATGAATCCCTGAGTAGCTCCCCGGGGGCTGAGGACAGGCTAGCCACTGCCTCCAGGTAGGCTTCCAGCTATGCCTGGGGCCTCATTGCCAGTTTCTAGTCCCACCCACCCTTCCAGAATGACCCTAAATGCTGGAAAGAGGTGAGGCATCGAAAAGAAAACTGCAGGCCACCAGTAAAAAGCCTTGAAAATATATTCCTCGTCCTGcctcttttctaaaagaaaaaggcTTTTCGAAAATTGTTTCTGataaaattacatgaaaattTGTAGAAATCTTGGAGAAATAcaattaaaacataaagaaagaTTGCCCAgacctggccgggtagctcagttggctagagtgtcgtcctgatatgccaggCTTGTGTGTTCGATtctttgtcagggcacatataagaatcagccagtgaatgcataaataagtgaaacaacaaattcatgtttctttctctctcttcctctttcctttttacctctccctccctccctcctttcctctctatctaaaatcaataaattttaaaaaatcaaaaggagaaagaaagactgCCCATTGTTCTTCAAGCCAGAGTTAGGTGGTCTCTGCCGCTGTCTTGCACACATGCTGGGATGCTCCTGCTGACACCGAGGGGAGCCCTGAGGAGACTGCAGCAGGCTCGGCCCACATGGCCAGGCTCCAGCCTTTCTTAGGGCcccgccctgggcagctggctggGCACCCAGGCCATAATGAATCTGGGCATTGTTTTCTTCTCTTGTCATTATAATTCTTCAGAATCTGTTGTGGTTGCAGCCCTGTCCTCTGGGGCAGCCCTTACCTGACTGTCCTGCCTTTGAGTACTGGTGGTCTCCTGCTCCTGACCTGACCTGGATGGTCAGGCTTATGAATAAATTAAGGtggagccctggggtgggggatcgGCAGACAGGaggattggggtgggggcaggatggACCCTGAGCTGGCGAAGGGAGACCTGCCCTTGCACAATGTGTGCTGGCCCTCAACTGCTGGGGCAGGTTCTTagggaggggccctgggatcAGGCAAGGATCCCCAACACGTGCCTCCCTGTGCTGGTTTCATCAGTTAGGGAATGTGGAAACATGAGTGCTGCTGAAATTGGGTTCCTAAATGTCtttttgccaaatttattttgtttctttaatatcaAAATCTAAATGCCTGTGGTTTTCTTCCTCAGAGATTGACAGATATATTCAGACGCTACGATACAGATCAGGACGGCTGGATTCAGGTGTCATATGAACAGTATCTCTCCATGGTCTTCAGCATCGTATAACACTGGCCTTTTACAAATAGCAACATGACTTCtggaaaaaaaagactgaaaatgcCAAATCTCTTACCGTTAGTGAAACGGAGCACAAATGCAGTTGTCTTTATATAGTTAATATTTGGGGACCCAACTGTACATATGTGGATAATCTGATTAACATTTTTGCGGTTGTAACAATAGTCATACTGTTATTCAGATACAAGCATTTGATTTGGGACTGTTTAATTGTGCCATGAGGTAAGATATGATAATGTTTCAGGTATTCTGCATGTCAAACATTTATCATGTGCTTTTCTATGTAGCTCCAATTCTATAGTGGAAATACTTTTATTAGCCagtaggaattttaaaataatacagaacTTGCACAGAAGGCTTTTCATGTGCCTTACTTTTTAAAAGGGGTTTATTGTATTCATTTGAATATGCAAGGTAAGCAATAAAGCAATGTACTTCTTGTCGCAGGCCATCTCTGATGTGCTCACGACGGGAGCTTCAAGGGGCTCGGGACACCTTGAGGTATTTTCGGGTGTCTGCACGACTCTCTTGTGGAAATGCTTAGATATAACTCATCCTCTTACAGGAGTGTGTTTAAATTTCATAGAACTTCTTTGAatataaaaatccaaatataGTTTAGAGGCGTGTTTTTGTCATTTACTAATGATTCACTCTGCCCTGTTATGGTTTGTTTTCAAACATGAAAATGAGGTGAGTGCCCATGACCCTTGGCCCTGCCACTCACGGAATTGCTTTAGGCTatttctgcccctccctcccccttttaaaatacatttttattaatttttttagagaagaagagagagagagtgaaacatggttgtgagaaacatcaatcgactgcctcctactggggattgagcccgtaatctgggcatatgccctgaccaggaattgaactggtgacctctcagttcatagaacagtgctcaaccaactgagccacactggccagggcactccCCCCTTTTAAGTGTGTTTCCCAGACCTTAATTTGGGGGGCATTGTGTGGATATTTGGGTTCTGGATGGTTGTCAGAAATTGGGTGGCCCTGCGTGTCCGTGATTGGGCACCTTGCTGGTTGGGGATATGGGGacctggggagggtgtgggtttCTTATCTGTGGTGTCTGATGGAGGGATGAGGATGTCACTGATGAGAATCTGTGGGGCTCAGAGACTGGCCTTGTGAGCTTAGTGCAGCAGGGTCCACAGGGGTCTCTGAGGATTTCCACTCCTTTTCACGTTGGGTGCCTCTCTGAATGTCGACACTCATGACACAGCACCAGCACATGACCCTAAGTTCTACTTTAGCGAAGTCAATCCCCTGACCCCGAGCCCCAAATTTGCAACTACAAGTGGCCTTCATGCCCTAGAACCCACTTGGTGAGTCCCACACATCCAGGTGCTCAGGTGACTTCTTGGGTTCTCATGAACACGTTGGATTCAACATCTCAATCTAATCCCATACCCACACCCCCTGCACCAGTAACTTCTGCAGCTTCCCTGTCCCCATTCCCGTGCCACAAACTAGGCTACTGAAGGAGCCTGTGGATGACAACACACCATTTCTCCCTTGATCCCAGGCCTGTAAAGACCCCAACTTAGGGTGAGGGCAGCAGGCATCACCACTAGCCTAGCCTCACTGCTCTGTGCCTCATCCAGATGCTGGCTTTCCCAGTCCACCCACTTCTCCCACCTACCCTGCATCTGCAGCACCTGGGGCCCTGGATTCAGCCTGACTCCCAGGAAACGGGACTCCTTGAGCTGATCTTGGAGCAATGGCAGTTCAGGGCGTTGGTAAGACACCTTCCCCCAGGTACATGGGTTTAATCTTCAAGGATCACTCCATGCCATACAGGCTGGATGCTGAGAGACCGGTTCTCTCACACTGTACCAGCCACTGAGGAGATTGTATGATGTCGAACGGGATTAGGGATGGGAAGATGGACACTTACAAAGAGAAGATCGGATTGTAGGTGGGTTAAGGTCTCATCTTCCCTCATTGGCAGAAAGAGCAGTTCCTGTATGAAAATAGTGTGGTCTTCTCAGCAACTCACAGGCATATGGTGCAGATTCATGTAAGGTACAGATGGGCTCAGGTGTGGTGCAGATATTAAAGTACAGATGTGCTCAGGTGTATGATGCAGATACTCAGGTAAAGTACAGGTGTGTGGTGAAGATACTATCAGGTAGGCTACAGATGTGCTCTGGTATTTGGCACTGATGCTCAGGTGTGTGGCACAGACCTCTCAGTGGGAGTGAAAGGTTTTGGCCAGTGGAGGCACAGTGAGGAGTGGGGGACACAGGGGGCGTGGGGGATGGTTAATGGGGAGGTGTTGGGCAGCCactgagggctggggtgggacacGAGCCTGCTCTCTGGAAGGCCAGAGAGGCAGGTGAGctttggggaggcggggaggggtccTGCTGGAGGGCAGGGCTACCTGAAGGGTGGTGAGCAAGCCCTGGCAGAGGGGCCAGAAGGTAAAGGACACCAAACGCAGCCCACAAGCAGTTAGTctgccacatgggggcagtgcaGTCACACCTCAGGGACTCCAGCCACCTCGTTCTGACCTGCCATCATGGAATTTACAGCAGCTACTGAGAAACCAGGGACAGTGGTGCGGAGGCAACGGCGCCCTAGTGGAAACACTGACTTGCAGCGTTACATTCATCACGTTGCTTTGCTCAAACTGCACCTGGTCCACTTGGAGTCCGGTGTTGGGATGAGCAGAGGAAGCACTGCCGGCAGATGGCCTGGCCTGGCAGTCACGGAGGCCACCACTGTACCCAgtccctgtcccctgtcccctgttcccctttttccccataaCTCCTCCCTCATccttcaccccacccccgtcGCCCATCCTCAGTCCCAAGTCCCCTATCTCCATCCCCCATCCATGTCCCC is a genomic window of Eptesicus fuscus isolate TK198812 chromosome 4, DD_ASM_mEF_20220401, whole genome shotgun sequence containing:
- the PDCD6 gene encoding programmed cell death protein 6 isoform X2, yielding MAAYPYRPGPGTGPSPGPPVGAALPDQSFLWNVFQRVDKDRSGVISDNELQQALSNGTWTPFNPVTVRSIISMFDRENKAGVNFSEFTGVWKYITDWQNVFRTYDRDNSGMIDKNELKQALSGYRLSDQFHDILIRKFDRQGRGQIAFDDFIQGCIVLQRLTDIFRRYDTDQDGWIQVSYEQYLSMVFSIV
- the PDCD6 gene encoding programmed cell death protein 6 isoform X1; protein product: MAAYPYRPGPGTGPSPGPPVGAALPDQSFLWNVFQRVDKDRSGVISDNELQQALSNGTWTPFNPVTVRSIISMFDRENKAGVNFSEFTGVWKYITDWQNVFRTYDRDNSGMIDKNELKQALSGFGYRLSDQFHDILIRKFDRQGRGQIAFDDFIQGCIVLQRLTDIFRRYDTDQDGWIQVSYEQYLSMVFSIV
- the PDCD6 gene encoding programmed cell death protein 6 isoform X3, encoding MAAYPYRPGPGTGPSPGPPVGAALPDQSFLWNVFQRVDKDRSGVISDNELQQALSNAMFDRENKAGVNFSEFTGVWKYITDWQNVFRTYDRDNSGMIDKNELKQALSGFGYRLSDQFHDILIRKFDRQGRGQIAFDDFIQGCIVLQRLTDIFRRYDTDQDGWIQVSYEQYLSMVFSIV